The Microbacterium forte sequence CGATCGCCGGCAGCTGAGGCGCGGTGATCACAGCGCTGTCGACGCCGACGGAGATGCTGGTGCCGTTGCTCAGCGGCAGGTCGACCGGCGTCTGCGAGCCGATGAGCTCGATCAGCACCGGCACGTCGACGCCCCGGGCGAGTTCGATGATCCGCATGACCGAGAAGACGGTGATGTAGGCGGCGATCAGCACGCCCGAGATGCAGAAGCCGACCAGGGCTCCGCGGTCGCCTCGGGAGATCGTCCGGTTCTTCGTCGAGGTCATCATCCACTCCTTATCGAGAGTCGTTATTACCGATAATCGTTAACATAACGACTGTCGATAAGTGAGTCAACCCCGGCCGCACGAGAGCGCCGTCACCGACCGTCACGGCGCTATGCCGACGGCGAACACGGGCATACAGCATCCGCACGGTGGTTACTCTCGATGTACAGGCGCGGAGACCCGTCGAGGACTCAGCGCTTCGCCCCGTGCGAATAAGGAGTCACAGCATGTTCGAGAGATTCACGGACCGAGCCCGTCGAGTGGTCGTCCTCGCCCAAGAAGAGGCGAAGATGCTCAACCACAACTACATCGGCACTGAGCACATCCTGCTCGGCCTCATCCACGAGGGTGAGGGTGTCGCAGCCAAGGCGCTCGAAAGCCTCGGTATCTCCCTTGACGCCGTCCGCGAGCAAGTGCAGGACATCATCGGTCAGGGCCAGCAGCAGCCCACCGGTCACATCCCGTTCACGCCGCGCGCCAAGAAGGTGCTCGAGCTCAGCCTCCGTGAGGCTCTGCAGCTCGGCCACAACTACATCGGAACCGAGCACATCCTGCTCGGCCTCATCCGCGAGGGCGAGGGTGTCGCAGCCCAGGTGCTCGTCAAGCTCGGCGCCGACCTCAACAAGGTCCGCCAGCAGGTCATCCAGCTCCTGTCGGGTGCTCCCGGACGCGAGCCGGCAGCCGTCGGCGCGCAGTCGAACGACACCCCGAGCGCCCAGGGCGGCTCGCAGGTGCTCGACCAGTTCGGTCGCAACCTGACGCAGGCCGCGCGCGACAACAAGCTCGACCCGGTCATCGGGCGCGAGAAGGAGATCGAGCGGGTCATGCAGATCCTGTCTCGCCGCTCCAAGAACAACCCCGTGCTGATCGGTGAGCCCGGCGTCGGCAAGACCGCCGTCGTCGAGGGCCTCGCCCAGGCGATCGTCAAGGGCGATGTGCCCGAGACGCTGAAGGACAAGCAGCTCTACTCGCTCGACCTCGGCTCTCTCATCGCCGGCTCCCGCTACCGCGGTGACTTCGAGGAGCGCCTGAAGAAGGTCACCAAGGAGATCCGCACGCGCGGCGACATCATCGTCTTCATCGACGAGATCCACACCCTCGTGGGTGCGGGTGCCGCCGAGGGCGCGATCGACGCGGCCAGCATCCTGAAGCCCCTCCTCGCTCGTGGAGAGCTCCAGACCATCGGTGCCACCACGCTCGACGAGTACCGCAAGCACTTCGAGAAGGATGCCGCTCTCGAGCGTCGCTTCCAGTCGATCCAGGTGAACGAGCCGAGCCTCCCTCACACGATCAACATCCTCAAGGGACTCCGCGACCGGTACGAAGCGCACCACAAGGTGCAGATCACCGACGGCGCGATCGTCGCGGCATCGAACCTCGCCGACCGCTATGTCTCCGACCGGTTCCTACCCGACAAGGCCATCGACCTGATCGACGAGGCCGGTGCACGCCTGCGCCTCAGCATCCTGTCGAGCCCGCCCGAGCTGCGCGAGTTCGACGAGAAGATCGCCAAGGTGCGCGAGCAGAAGGAAGTCGCGTCCGAGGACCAGGACTTCGAGAAGGCCGCATCGCTGCGCGACGAGGAGAAGAGCCTCCTCGCCGAGCGCCTGCGCCTCGAGAAGCAGTGGCGTTCGGGTGACGTCGCGACCCAGGCGGTCGTCGACGAGGGCCTGATCGCCGAGGTGCTCGCACAGGCCACCGGCATCCCGGTCTTCAAGCTGACGGAAGAGGAGTCCTCGCGACTCGTCTTCATGGAGAAGGCTCTGCACCAGCGCGTCATCGGTCAGGAGGAGGCCATCGCGGCGCTCTCCAAGACGATCCGTCGTCAGCGTGCCGGCCTCAAGGACCCGAAGCGTCCCTCCGGTTCGTTCATCTTCGCCGGCCCCACGGGTGTCGGAAAGACCGAGCTGGCCAAGGCGCTCGCCGAGTTCCTGTTCGACGACGAAGCTGCTCTCATCTCGCTCGACATGAGCGAGTTCGGTGAGAAGCACACCGTCTCGCGTCTGTTCGGTGCTCCTCCCGGATTCGTCGGATTCGAAGAGGGCGGCCAGCTCACCGAGAAGGTGCGCCGCAAGCCGTTCAGCGTGGTGCTGTTCGACGAGATCGAGAAGGCCCACCCGGACATCTTCAACTCGCTGCTGCAGATCCTCGAAGAGGGTCGGCTGACCGATGGTCAGGGCCGCGTGATCGACTTCAAGAACACCGTCATCATCATGACCACCAACCTCGGTGCTCGTGACATCGCCGGTGGTCCGGTCGGATTCCAGATCGAGGGCGTCAACTCGACGAACTACGAGCGGATGAAGGGCAAGGTCAACGAAGAGCTCAAGCGCAACTTCAAGCCCGAGTTCCTCAACCGCGTCGACGACATCATCGTGTTCCCGCAGCTGTCGAAGGAGGAGCTCGTGCAGATCGTCGATCTGTTCACCAAGCGCCTCGGCGAGCGTCTGCTCGACCGCGACATGACGATCGAGCTGTCTCAGGCCGCCAAGGAGCGTCTCATCGAGATCGGGTTCGACCCGGCACTCGGTGCCCGCCCCTTGCGTCGCGCGATGCAGCACGAGGTCGAGGACCGTCTGTCCGAGAAGATCCTGCACGGCGAGCTCAACCCGGGCGACCACGTGAAGGTCGACTCGAAGGACGGCGAGTTCCTCTTCGAGCACGGCCCCCGCGGCGAGAAGGTCGCGGTCGGCGTGAACACCGGCGGAGCGATCTCCGGCACCCCTGACCTGGCGGTCGCCAGCGGGGAGTGACCTGATCACAGAAGGGGCGGATGCTGCGGCATCCGCCCCTTCTGCGTGTCCGGGTGGTCCAGCACTCCGGCATTCCGCGTCCGCTCAGGGTCTCGGGAGGTGACGGGTTCTAGGCTTGACGTGTGAGCGAGTACATCGTCCGGCCGGCGCGCAGCGCTGACATCATCGGCATCCGCAACCTGCTGCAGCCGATGGTCGAGCAGCGCATCCTGCTCGGCAAAGACCTGGCAGTGCTCTATGGCGCGGTGCAGGAGTTCGTCGTCGCCGAAGCCGACGGCGAGCTGATCGGATGCGGCGCGCTTCACGTGTTCTGGGAGGACCTCGGCGAGGTGCGCACCCTCATGGTCCGCGGTGACTGGCTGCACCATGGCGTGGGCGGTGCCATCGTCGGCGCGCTCGAAGAGCAGGCGCGCGAGCTCGGCCTCAGCCGACTGTTCTGCCTCACCTTCGAAGTCGACTTCTTCGGCCGGCGCGGCTATTCGATCATCGGCGAACAGGTCGTCGACCCTGACGTGTACTCGCAGCTGCTGCGCAGCGGCGACGCGGGTGTCGAGGAGTTCCTCGATCTCGCGCACGTCAAGCCGAACACGCTCGGCAACACCAGGATGCTGAAGAGCCTCAACTAACCTGAACTAATGCCTCGTCACTCCGCCGCCGTGTATCGTCGCCGGAGATTGGTGACCCTCGTCGCGGCGATCCTCGTGGCCGCGGTCGTCGGCGTGGCGGTATGGCTGCT is a genomic window containing:
- a CDS encoding ATP-dependent Clp protease ATP-binding subunit encodes the protein MFERFTDRARRVVVLAQEEAKMLNHNYIGTEHILLGLIHEGEGVAAKALESLGISLDAVREQVQDIIGQGQQQPTGHIPFTPRAKKVLELSLREALQLGHNYIGTEHILLGLIREGEGVAAQVLVKLGADLNKVRQQVIQLLSGAPGREPAAVGAQSNDTPSAQGGSQVLDQFGRNLTQAARDNKLDPVIGREKEIERVMQILSRRSKNNPVLIGEPGVGKTAVVEGLAQAIVKGDVPETLKDKQLYSLDLGSLIAGSRYRGDFEERLKKVTKEIRTRGDIIVFIDEIHTLVGAGAAEGAIDAASILKPLLARGELQTIGATTLDEYRKHFEKDAALERRFQSIQVNEPSLPHTINILKGLRDRYEAHHKVQITDGAIVAASNLADRYVSDRFLPDKAIDLIDEAGARLRLSILSSPPELREFDEKIAKVREQKEVASEDQDFEKAASLRDEEKSLLAERLRLEKQWRSGDVATQAVVDEGLIAEVLAQATGIPVFKLTEEESSRLVFMEKALHQRVIGQEEAIAALSKTIRRQRAGLKDPKRPSGSFIFAGPTGVGKTELAKALAEFLFDDEAALISLDMSEFGEKHTVSRLFGAPPGFVGFEEGGQLTEKVRRKPFSVVLFDEIEKAHPDIFNSLLQILEEGRLTDGQGRVIDFKNTVIIMTTNLGARDIAGGPVGFQIEGVNSTNYERMKGKVNEELKRNFKPEFLNRVDDIIVFPQLSKEELVQIVDLFTKRLGERLLDRDMTIELSQAAKERLIEIGFDPALGARPLRRAMQHEVEDRLSEKILHGELNPGDHVKVDSKDGEFLFEHGPRGEKVAVGVNTGGAISGTPDLAVASGE
- a CDS encoding amino-acid N-acetyltransferase — protein: MSEYIVRPARSADIIGIRNLLQPMVEQRILLGKDLAVLYGAVQEFVVAEADGELIGCGALHVFWEDLGEVRTLMVRGDWLHHGVGGAIVGALEEQARELGLSRLFCLTFEVDFFGRRGYSIIGEQVVDPDVYSQLLRSGDAGVEEFLDLAHVKPNTLGNTRMLKSLN